A single window of Nocardioides kongjuensis DNA harbors:
- a CDS encoding CAP domain-containing protein gives MTRLLALVPGLVLGLGLLAPTAADAGTGTTTAAVLRPVAPDVVPARGLVQRAMEDRVVDLVNEQRTSNGCRALKSSNRLRKAARRHTVSMAQAGVMSHQLPGEAKFSTRITRAGYRGWSLVAENIARGFSSPESVMDAWMNSPDHRHNILNCRLREIGVGVVLEDDQLWWTQDFGVR, from the coding sequence ATGACCCGCCTGCTCGCTCTCGTGCCCGGCCTCGTGCTCGGCCTGGGCCTGCTGGCGCCGACCGCGGCCGACGCCGGGACAGGGACGACGACCGCCGCCGTGCTGCGGCCCGTCGCGCCCGACGTCGTCCCTGCGCGCGGTCTGGTCCAGCGCGCGATGGAGGACCGGGTCGTCGACCTCGTCAACGAGCAGCGCACGAGCAACGGCTGCCGCGCGCTGAAGTCGTCGAACAGGCTCCGCAAGGCCGCCCGCCGGCACACCGTGTCGATGGCGCAGGCGGGGGTCATGTCGCACCAGCTGCCGGGCGAGGCGAAGTTCTCGACCCGGATCACCCGGGCGGGCTATCGCGGCTGGAGCCTGGTCGCCGAGAACATCGCACGCGGCTTCAGCTCCCCCGAGTCGGTCATGGACGCCTGGATGAACAGCCCCGACCACCGGCACAACATCCTCAACTGCCGCCTCCGCGAGATCGGGGTGGGCGTCGTGCTGGAGGACGACCAGCTCTGGTGGACCCAGGACTTCGGGGTCCGCTGA
- a CDS encoding CAP domain-containing protein: MLLRCTRLAATATLTVLVSLPVALRATPATAAPEAPRTVAAPTTDTPPLAGTLTNLLTSLLAALLGGQKSVPAPQPSTPGATAPAPIPMSVAADLEDRVVTLVNRRRARAGCRALRPNESLRASARAHSVGMAQYRTMTHFLPGEAGLGERITFAGYHGWRRVAENVATGYGSPKAVMQAWMASPGHRANILDCRLRHLGVGVVAQGNQLWWTQDFARR; the protein is encoded by the coding sequence ATGCTCCTGCGCTGCACCCGGTTGGCCGCGACGGCCACCCTGACGGTCCTCGTCTCCCTGCCCGTGGCCCTGCGGGCCACGCCCGCGACAGCTGCTCCCGAGGCACCCCGGACGGTGGCGGCGCCGACCACGGACACGCCGCCCCTGGCCGGGACCCTGACCAACCTGCTCACGAGCCTGCTCGCCGCGCTGCTCGGCGGCCAGAAGTCGGTGCCTGCCCCCCAGCCGAGCACCCCGGGCGCCACCGCACCGGCGCCGATCCCGATGAGCGTCGCGGCCGACCTCGAGGACCGCGTGGTCACCTTGGTCAACAGGAGGCGGGCCCGTGCCGGCTGCCGTGCCCTGCGTCCCAACGAGAGCCTGCGCGCCTCGGCGCGCGCGCACAGCGTCGGGATGGCGCAGTACCGCACCATGACGCACTTCCTCCCCGGCGAGGCAGGGCTCGGCGAGCGGATCACCTTCGCGGGCTACCACGGCTGGCGCCGGGTCGCCGAGAACGTCGCCACCGGCTACGGCTCGCCGAAGGCCGTGATGCAGGCGTGGATGGCCAGCCCCGGCCACCGGGCCAACATCCTCGACTGCCGGCTGCGGCACCTCGGGGTCGGCGTGGTCGCCCAGGGGAACCAGCTCTGGTGGACCCAGGACTTCGCACGCCGCTGA
- a CDS encoding CAP domain-containing protein — MVHLAVLATVLLTAVPASSRPAPAPQHARGPDTARIELRLLAEVNVARRQSGCRRLKSRTGLHGSASAHSSAMAAHNSMSHQVTGEAELRERIAAAGYPQAALMGEVIAMGPMSAREALRRWLDSPPHRALLLDCRMRLVGLGVQSSADQLWWTIDLVRRR, encoded by the coding sequence ATGGTCCATCTGGCCGTCCTCGCGACGGTCCTGCTGACGGCGGTCCCCGCATCGTCGCGCCCTGCTCCCGCCCCGCAGCACGCACGAGGGCCCGACACGGCGCGGATCGAGCTCAGGCTCCTCGCCGAGGTCAACGTGGCACGACGGCAATCGGGCTGCCGGCGCCTGAAGTCCAGGACCGGGCTGCACGGGTCGGCGAGCGCGCACTCGAGCGCGATGGCCGCCCACAACAGCATGTCCCACCAGGTCACCGGCGAGGCCGAGCTGCGTGAGCGGATCGCTGCGGCCGGCTACCCGCAGGCCGCATTGATGGGCGAGGTGATCGCGATGGGCCCGATGAGCGCCCGGGAGGCGTTGCGCCGGTGGCTCGACAGCCCGCCGCACCGCGCGCTGCTGCTCGACTGCCGGATGCGGCTGGTCGGCCTCGGCGTGCAGTCCTCCGCCGACCAGCTGTGGTGGACCATCGACCTGGTCCGCCGGCGCTGA
- a CDS encoding NADPH:quinone oxidoreductase family protein, whose protein sequence is MRAVQVVTTTGPADVVVREVPDPVPGPDDVLVEVHTVGVSFPDLLLSRGQYQLRPEPPFTLGVDYAGVVVSGPGFEPGQRVVGVGGYGGASELVAGPRQSTFALPDGVSFEEAAALPMNYLTALFALDERAGLRPGETVLVHGAAGGVGTATLQVAKGLGARTIAVTSTEEKAAYARAAGADETVLFDGFKDAVTELTGGKGVDVVLDVVGGDAFTDSLRVLAPQGRLMVVGFAAGTGIPEVKVNRLLLNNIDVRGVGWGAYAFFKPDYLQQQWAQLVPMIESGVARPPIGEVYPMADFGRALADMDNRAALGKLVVRLRD, encoded by the coding sequence ATGCGTGCAGTCCAGGTCGTCACCACCACCGGTCCCGCCGACGTCGTCGTCCGGGAGGTGCCGGACCCGGTGCCGGGCCCGGACGACGTGCTGGTCGAGGTGCACACCGTCGGGGTGTCCTTCCCGGACCTGCTGCTCAGCCGGGGGCAGTACCAGCTGCGCCCCGAGCCGCCGTTCACGCTCGGCGTCGACTACGCCGGCGTCGTCGTGTCGGGTCCGGGCTTCGAGCCGGGCCAGCGGGTCGTCGGCGTCGGCGGGTACGGCGGCGCCTCCGAGCTGGTCGCCGGCCCCCGCCAGTCGACCTTCGCGCTGCCCGACGGGGTGAGCTTCGAGGAGGCCGCCGCGCTCCCGATGAACTACCTCACCGCGCTGTTCGCCCTCGACGAGCGCGCCGGCCTGCGCCCGGGCGAGACCGTGCTCGTGCACGGTGCGGCCGGCGGAGTCGGCACCGCCACGCTGCAGGTGGCCAAGGGCCTCGGCGCGCGCACGATCGCGGTCACGAGCACCGAGGAGAAGGCGGCGTACGCGCGAGCCGCGGGTGCCGACGAGACGGTGCTGTTCGACGGGTTCAAGGACGCCGTGACGGAGCTGACCGGTGGCAAGGGCGTCGACGTCGTCCTCGACGTGGTCGGCGGCGACGCGTTCACCGACTCGCTGCGGGTGCTGGCGCCCCAGGGGCGGCTGATGGTCGTCGGGTTCGCCGCCGGCACCGGGATTCCTGAGGTGAAGGTCAACCGGCTGCTGCTCAACAACATCGACGTCCGCGGCGTCGGCTGGGGTGCGTACGCCTTCTTCAAGCCGGACTACCTGCAGCAGCAGTGGGCGCAGCTGGTGCCGATGATCGAGTCCGGCGTGGCGAGGCCGCCGATCGGCGAGGTCTACCCGATGGCCGACTTCGGTCGCGCGCTGGCCGACATGGACAACCGCGCGGCGCTCGGCAAGCTCGTCGTCCGCCTGCGCGACTGA
- a CDS encoding GH1 family beta-glucosidase, with product MGDLAGRFPVDFRFGTSTASYQIEGAVAEDGRGASIWDTFCAEPGRVVDGSSGAVACDHYHRYPEDIALMRTLGASGYRFSIAWPRIQPTGSGAVNQAGLDFYDRLVDGLLEAGIKPMATLYHWDLPQALEDDGGWLNRATVDRFADYAAIVGERLADRVTDWVPVNEPNVVTLMGYAVAMHAPGKALMFDALPVGHHLLVAHGRAAIALRAAGATSVGCANNHAPIWPASDDPADVGAAKLFDTLWNAHYLEGMLLGRYGDDLMMLLEPHVRDGDFATMRQPLDFYGVNYYNPMRIAAADETAELPFEFREVLGYPLTDFGWPVVPDALREWLITFRARFRAAVPPIMITESGCSYGVGPDEHGIVDDHQRIDYHALHLAAVAEAIERGVDVRGYYAWSLMDNFEWAEGYTQRFGLVHVDYETQKRTPKRSFGWYADLVAEHARRSATS from the coding sequence GTGGGAGATCTCGCCGGCCGTTTTCCGGTCGACTTCAGGTTCGGCACCAGCACGGCGTCGTACCAGATCGAGGGTGCCGTCGCGGAGGACGGACGCGGTGCGTCGATCTGGGACACCTTCTGTGCCGAGCCCGGCCGCGTCGTCGACGGCTCGAGCGGTGCGGTCGCCTGCGACCACTACCACCGCTATCCCGAGGACATCGCCCTCATGCGGACCCTCGGCGCCTCCGGCTACCGGTTCTCCATCGCCTGGCCGCGGATCCAGCCGACCGGCTCCGGAGCGGTCAACCAGGCCGGTCTCGACTTCTACGACCGGCTCGTGGACGGCCTGCTCGAGGCCGGCATCAAGCCGATGGCGACGCTCTACCACTGGGACCTCCCGCAGGCCCTCGAGGACGACGGCGGCTGGCTCAACCGCGCGACCGTCGACCGCTTCGCCGACTACGCCGCGATCGTCGGCGAGCGCCTCGCCGACCGGGTCACCGACTGGGTGCCGGTCAACGAGCCCAACGTCGTGACCCTGATGGGGTACGCCGTCGCGATGCACGCGCCCGGCAAGGCGCTCATGTTCGACGCCCTCCCCGTGGGCCACCACCTGCTCGTCGCCCACGGCCGGGCCGCGATCGCGCTGCGGGCCGCCGGCGCGACCAGCGTGGGGTGCGCCAACAACCACGCGCCGATCTGGCCGGCCAGCGACGACCCCGCCGACGTCGGCGCCGCGAAGCTCTTCGACACGCTCTGGAACGCCCACTACCTGGAGGGCATGCTCCTCGGCCGCTACGGCGACGACCTGATGATGCTGCTCGAGCCCCACGTGCGCGACGGCGACTTCGCGACCATGCGCCAGCCGCTCGACTTCTACGGGGTCAACTACTACAACCCGATGCGGATCGCGGCCGCCGACGAGACCGCCGAGCTGCCGTTCGAGTTCCGCGAGGTGCTCGGCTACCCGCTGACCGACTTCGGCTGGCCGGTCGTGCCGGACGCGCTGCGTGAGTGGCTGATCACCTTCCGCGCGCGGTTCCGCGCCGCCGTACCCCCCATCATGATCACCGAGTCCGGCTGCTCCTACGGCGTCGGCCCCGACGAGCACGGCATCGTCGACGACCACCAGCGCATCGACTACCACGCCCTGCACCTGGCGGCGGTCGCCGAGGCGATCGAGCGCGGCGTCGACGTGCGCGGCTACTACGCCTGGTCGCTCATGGACAACTTCGAGTGGGCCGAGGGCTACACCCAGCGCTTCGGCCTCGTGCACGTCGACTACGAGACCCAGAAGCGCACGCCGAAGCGGTCGTTCGGCTGGTACGCCGACCTGGTCGCCGAGCACGCCCGGCGGTCCGCCACGTCCTGA
- a CDS encoding pirin family protein, whose translation MSVEIRRGTARFVEREPGRLSHHGFSFGPHLDPSRLSFGPMVCHDDHVLGRGTGFEEHPHEGLEIITWVVSGALVHRDGTGAEEVLAAGDCGVLSAGAGVRHAELAGPDGPARFVQVWLRPDDPDLAPAYGRARVDAGPGDGRVRVVGDGGPLPVGVAGASLDVVRLGAGETVALPAAPRVHAFLTTGALLRSSLAEPLAAGDALCVTDGASYDLTASVPTEILVWSFA comes from the coding sequence GTGAGCGTCGAGATCCGCAGGGGAACCGCCCGGTTCGTCGAACGAGAGCCCGGGCGACTGAGCCACCACGGCTTCTCCTTCGGACCGCACCTCGACCCCAGCCGGCTGTCCTTCGGCCCGATGGTGTGCCACGACGACCACGTCCTGGGCCGCGGCACCGGCTTCGAGGAGCACCCCCACGAGGGGCTCGAGATCATCACCTGGGTCGTGTCCGGCGCCCTCGTCCATCGCGACGGCACCGGCGCCGAGGAGGTCCTCGCCGCGGGAGACTGCGGCGTCCTGTCGGCCGGTGCCGGCGTCCGGCACGCGGAGCTCGCGGGCCCGGACGGACCGGCGCGGTTCGTGCAGGTGTGGCTGCGGCCCGACGACCCCGACCTCGCGCCGGCCTACGGACGGGCGAGGGTCGATGCTGGTCCCGGTGACGGGCGGGTGCGCGTGGTCGGCGACGGTGGGCCGCTGCCGGTCGGTGTGGCCGGCGCGAGCCTCGACGTGGTCCGCCTCGGCGCGGGCGAGACCGTCGCACTGCCGGCCGCCCCCCGGGTGCACGCCTTCCTCACCACGGGCGCGCTGCTCCGCTCGTCCCTGGCCGAGCCGCTCGCCGCCGGGGACGCGCTGTGCGTGACCGACGGGGCGTCGTACGACCTCACCGCCAGCGTGCCGACGGAGATCCTGGTCTGGTCGTTCGCCTGA
- a CDS encoding MarR family winged helix-turn-helix transcriptional regulator has translation MSEPRWLDEEEMAAWLPLVRLVQELPQAIDRRLREEAGITHTYYAMLANLSNAPDRMLTMGELARLTATSPSRLTHAIAVLEQRGWVTKENCPNDRRSQFAVLTDEGQALLARIAPGHLAQVRELVFDRLTREQVRSLAEIATALVEPAEVFGEA, from the coding sequence ATGAGCGAGCCCCGCTGGCTGGACGAGGAGGAGATGGCGGCCTGGCTGCCGCTGGTCCGCCTCGTCCAGGAGCTCCCCCAGGCGATCGACCGGCGGCTGCGGGAGGAGGCCGGCATCACGCACACCTACTACGCGATGCTCGCCAACCTCTCCAACGCGCCGGACCGGATGCTGACCATGGGCGAGCTGGCCCGGCTCACCGCCACCAGTCCCTCCCGGCTCACCCACGCGATCGCCGTGCTCGAGCAGCGCGGCTGGGTCACCAAGGAGAACTGCCCCAACGACCGCCGCAGCCAATTCGCGGTCCTCACCGACGAGGGGCAGGCGCTGCTCGCACGGATCGCCCCCGGCCACCTCGCCCAGGTCCGGGAGCTGGTCTTCGACCGGCTCACCCGCGAGCAGGTCCGCAGCCTCGCCGAGATCGCCACCGCGCTGGTCGAGCCGGCCGAGGTGTTCGGCGAGGCCTGA
- a CDS encoding GTP cyclohydrolase II, producing MTTCPTRPRGVHRVSDVPAIPYAGPEVPTAAVRTRVVVPLRFPDGYETTADVVTFDGLVDGKEHLLLGLGAWRERLDTLAAGGPAPLVRPHSECLTGDVFGSQRCDCGPQLREAVERITDEGGFLLYLRQEGRGIGLYAKLDAYALQDAGLDTYEANVALGRGEDERDYRAAAQMLRAVGADRISLLSNNPDKARQLASYGVGVDERVPTGVHLSPANERYLTVKRDHTAHTLDLGGLSA from the coding sequence ATGACGACCTGCCCCACCCGCCCGCGCGGCGTGCACCGCGTCTCCGACGTCCCCGCGATCCCGTACGCCGGACCCGAGGTGCCCACCGCCGCCGTCCGCACCCGCGTCGTCGTACCGCTGCGCTTCCCCGACGGCTACGAGACCACCGCCGACGTCGTCACCTTCGACGGCCTGGTCGACGGCAAGGAGCACCTCCTGCTCGGCCTCGGCGCCTGGCGCGAGCGGCTCGACACCCTGGCCGCCGGCGGCCCGGCGCCGCTGGTCCGCCCGCACAGCGAGTGCCTGACCGGTGACGTCTTCGGCTCGCAGCGCTGCGACTGCGGCCCGCAGCTGCGCGAGGCCGTCGAGCGGATCACCGACGAGGGCGGCTTCCTGCTCTACCTGCGCCAGGAGGGCCGTGGCATCGGCCTCTACGCCAAGCTGGACGCCTACGCCCTGCAGGACGCCGGCCTCGACACCTACGAGGCCAACGTCGCGCTCGGCCGCGGCGAGGACGAGCGCGACTACCGCGCTGCCGCCCAGATGCTGCGCGCCGTCGGCGCCGACCGGATCAGCCTGCTGAGCAACAACCCCGACAAGGCCCGCCAGCTCGCGTCGTACGGCGTGGGCGTCGACGAGCGGGTGCCGACCGGGGTGCACCTGTCGCCCGCCAACGAGCGGTACCTCACCGTCAAGCGCGACCACACCGCCCACACCCTCGACCTCGGCGGGCTCTCGGCATGA
- a CDS encoding TetR/AcrR family transcriptional regulator, with the protein MVDVADVAKWVDSTVRRRSAKEALESDARRAQVVQAAVDAIEEGGGQVGMGQIAERAGIPRPNVYRHFASKEQLDAEVARFAATELLRRVRPHLSTPGTPVEIVRGLIAPCVAWAAEHPHLFRFLAAQQQTKALHRARLGRTRLLSEIADAARAYLSDTSLSADPPEGVLVGVMGMVDASIIWWFDHHDESQEQLVDRLTRQVVAVLVDALAQSGLVVPEGLVLRPVPGKPAT; encoded by the coding sequence ATGGTCGACGTGGCGGACGTGGCGAAGTGGGTCGACTCGACCGTGCGCCGCCGCAGCGCCAAGGAGGCGCTCGAGAGCGACGCGCGGCGCGCCCAGGTCGTCCAGGCTGCCGTCGACGCGATCGAGGAGGGCGGCGGTCAGGTCGGGATGGGCCAGATCGCCGAGCGTGCCGGCATCCCCCGCCCCAACGTCTACCGCCACTTCGCGAGCAAGGAGCAGCTCGACGCCGAGGTCGCCCGCTTCGCCGCGACCGAGCTGCTGCGCCGGGTGCGGCCGCACCTCTCGACGCCGGGTACGCCGGTCGAGATCGTCCGCGGGCTGATTGCCCCGTGCGTCGCGTGGGCCGCCGAGCACCCCCACCTGTTCCGCTTCCTCGCCGCCCAGCAGCAGACCAAGGCGCTGCACCGCGCGCGCCTGGGCCGCACCCGGCTGCTCAGCGAGATCGCCGACGCCGCGCGCGCGTACCTCAGTGACACGTCGCTGTCCGCCGACCCGCCCGAGGGCGTCCTGGTCGGCGTGATGGGCATGGTCGACGCGAGCATCATCTGGTGGTTCGACCACCACGACGAGAGCCAGGAGCAGCTCGTCGACCGCCTCACCCGCCAGGTCGTCGCGGTGCTGGTCGACGCGCTGGCGCAGTCCGGCCTGGTCGTCCCCGAGGGCCTGGTCCTGCGGCCGGTCCCGGGAAAACCCGCCACCTGA
- a CDS encoding acyl-CoA dehydrogenase family protein: MRRSPWMNTDLDDFRDLARTFCEKEIKPNVETFIANKQVDRDLWNKAGEVGLLCLSIPEEYGGGGGSFAHEAILIEEQARVGDSSWGVSLHNGIVAHYILSYGTEAQKLEWLPKMASGEVVGAIAMTEPGTGSDLQNVRTKAIREGDEYVVNGAKTFITNGAQADVVVTVVKTNPEEAAAGISLVIVPTDTPGFSRGRVLDKIGMKGQDTSELNFSDVRIPVTNLLGSEEGQGFIQLMEQLPQERLIVAVSNVAAMELCFEETMRYVHDRHAFNRPIWGFQNTKFKMAEIATEARVARSFVDECIGLHLDKQLDIPTVAMAKLWCSERAQKVADMCLQLHGGYGYMNEYPIARAWADLRVSQIYAGTSEIMKEIIARSLPAPA; the protein is encoded by the coding sequence ATGCGCCGCTCACCCTGGATGAACACCGACCTCGACGACTTCCGCGACCTCGCGCGGACCTTCTGCGAGAAGGAGATCAAGCCGAACGTCGAGACCTTCATCGCCAACAAGCAGGTCGACCGCGACCTGTGGAACAAGGCCGGCGAGGTCGGCCTGCTCTGCCTCTCGATCCCGGAGGAGTACGGCGGCGGGGGCGGCTCGTTCGCCCACGAGGCGATCCTCATCGAGGAGCAGGCCCGGGTCGGTGACAGCTCGTGGGGCGTCTCGCTCCACAACGGCATCGTCGCCCACTACATCCTCAGCTACGGCACCGAGGCCCAGAAGCTCGAGTGGCTGCCGAAGATGGCCAGCGGCGAGGTCGTCGGCGCCATCGCGATGACCGAGCCGGGCACCGGCTCGGACCTGCAGAACGTGCGGACCAAGGCGATCCGCGAGGGCGACGAGTACGTCGTCAACGGCGCCAAGACCTTCATCACCAACGGCGCCCAGGCCGACGTCGTGGTCACCGTCGTGAAGACGAACCCCGAGGAGGCCGCCGCCGGCATCTCGCTGGTCATCGTGCCGACCGACACCCCCGGCTTCTCGCGGGGCAGGGTGCTCGACAAGATCGGGATGAAGGGCCAGGACACCTCCGAGCTCAACTTCTCCGACGTCCGGATCCCCGTCACCAACCTGCTCGGCTCCGAGGAGGGCCAGGGCTTCATCCAGCTCATGGAGCAGCTGCCCCAGGAGCGGCTGATCGTCGCGGTCTCCAACGTCGCCGCGATGGAGCTGTGCTTCGAGGAGACGATGCGCTACGTGCACGACCGCCACGCCTTCAACCGGCCGATCTGGGGTTTCCAGAACACCAAGTTCAAGATGGCCGAGATCGCCACCGAGGCCCGCGTCGCGCGCTCCTTCGTCGACGAGTGCATCGGCCTGCACCTCGACAAGCAGCTCGACATCCCCACCGTCGCCATGGCCAAGCTGTGGTGCTCGGAGCGCGCCCAGAAGGTCGCCGACATGTGCCTGCAGCTGCACGGCGGCTACGGCTACATGAACGAGTACCCCATCGCCCGCGCCTGGGCCGACCTCCGCGTCTCCCAGATCTACGCCGGCACCAGCGAGATCATGAAGGAGATCATCGCCCGCTCCCTCCCGGCTCCCGCCTGA
- a CDS encoding diacylglycerol kinase family protein — MTTGRAFAFLVNPASGGGAAPKVVVPLARALREAGAEVEVTYTTSAAETPALVDAAVDRDAVVVSVGGDGMLSSVAGAVAGRGGVLAVIPAGRGNDFARMLAIPTDTAAQAQLLLDAEPRPIDLLRATQPDGSSYVVAGSVYAGVDARAAEIVDRSHWLPSRLQYPYAAVRALATYRPVECTLDVDGVRTTHQAATVVVANSRFYGKGMAIAPTASVDDGLLDVIVIEAAGHLDLIRSLPKVYDGSHVDLAEVTVRTGWRVSISGTHRGGAAVPVGADGESLGALSADPTTPLSVELLPAAVLVLADPAEAGS, encoded by the coding sequence GTGACGACCGGCCGCGCCTTCGCCTTCCTCGTGAACCCCGCCTCCGGTGGCGGTGCGGCGCCGAAGGTCGTCGTGCCGCTGGCGCGGGCGCTGCGCGAGGCCGGTGCCGAGGTCGAGGTCACCTACACGACCTCGGCCGCCGAGACGCCCGCGCTCGTCGACGCCGCCGTCGACCGCGACGCCGTCGTCGTGTCGGTCGGCGGCGACGGCATGCTCTCCTCGGTCGCGGGGGCCGTCGCCGGTCGCGGCGGCGTGCTCGCCGTCATCCCGGCCGGTCGCGGCAACGACTTCGCCCGGATGCTCGCGATCCCCACCGACACCGCCGCCCAGGCCCAGCTGCTGCTCGACGCCGAGCCCCGGCCGATCGACCTGCTGCGCGCCACGCAGCCCGACGGGTCGTCGTACGTCGTCGCGGGCTCGGTCTACGCCGGCGTCGACGCCCGCGCGGCCGAGATCGTGGACCGCTCGCACTGGCTGCCGTCGAGGCTGCAGTACCCGTACGCCGCGGTCCGGGCCCTCGCGACGTACCGGCCCGTCGAGTGCACCCTCGACGTCGACGGTGTCCGCACGACGCACCAGGCCGCGACCGTCGTCGTCGCCAACTCCCGCTTCTACGGCAAGGGGATGGCGATCGCGCCGACCGCGTCCGTCGACGACGGGCTGCTCGACGTGATCGTGATCGAGGCCGCCGGGCACCTCGACCTGATCCGCTCCCTGCCCAAGGTGTACGACGGCAGCCACGTCGACCTCGCCGAGGTGACCGTGCGCACCGGATGGAGGGTCAGCATCTCCGGGACGCACCGCGGCGGCGCCGCCGTACCCGTGGGTGCCGACGGGGAGAGCCTCGGCGCCCTCTCCGCCGATCCCACCACCCCGCTGAGCGTCGAGCTCCTCCCCGCGGCGGTCCTGGTCCTCGCCGACCCGGCAGAAGCTGGCTCGTAA
- a CDS encoding FAD-binding oxidoreductase, translated as MTSERPSVLQPEMPATRWGDPDHATGLPDGVRDLVGLVFPIRDTPARADVTVPASRLAEAQLAGLRAIVGDDNVVLDDAVRRQRTRGKSTPDLLRQRSGDLGDAPDVVVRPAGHDEVVAVLAYAQEQRIAVVPFGGGTAVTGGLVADPAGLAGVLSLDLGRMRGLLALDPVSSTATLEPGLRGPEAEALLAAHGMMLGHFPQSFEYATIGGFAATRSSGQSSAGYGRFDSMVVALRVATPVGEVRLGASPANASGPDLRELFLGSEGAFGVITEVTVRIRPLPEVKEYEGWRWPSFDAGADAMRALAQSDLLPTVIRLSDESETAINLADPESIGGEGDAGCLMIVGHEGTPAAVAAKKAAVTEALTALGGTAQGSGPGEAWAHGRFNAPYLRDSLLDNGVLVETLETVTYWSNRDNLYARVKAALQETLGEGAMVLCHISHVYATGCSLYFTVAAPGGADPLATWLPAKAAACEAIVAAGASITHHHAVGTDHRPYLSAEIGEVGVEVLRAVKKAVDPAGILNPGVLIP; from the coding sequence ATGACCTCCGAGCGTCCCTCCGTCCTCCAGCCCGAGATGCCCGCCACGCGCTGGGGCGACCCGGACCACGCGACCGGCCTGCCGGACGGCGTCCGCGACCTCGTCGGCCTGGTCTTCCCGATCCGCGACACCCCCGCGCGCGCCGACGTCACCGTCCCGGCGTCCCGCCTCGCCGAGGCCCAGCTCGCCGGCCTCCGCGCGATCGTCGGCGACGACAACGTCGTCCTCGACGACGCGGTGCGCCGCCAGCGCACGCGCGGCAAGTCGACCCCCGACCTGCTCCGCCAGCGCAGCGGCGACCTCGGCGACGCGCCCGACGTCGTCGTCCGGCCGGCCGGCCACGACGAGGTCGTCGCCGTCCTGGCCTACGCCCAGGAGCAGCGGATCGCCGTCGTCCCCTTCGGCGGCGGCACGGCGGTCACCGGCGGACTGGTCGCCGACCCGGCCGGCCTCGCCGGCGTCCTCTCCCTCGACCTCGGCCGGATGCGCGGCCTGCTCGCGCTCGACCCGGTCTCCTCGACCGCGACCCTCGAGCCGGGCCTGCGCGGTCCGGAGGCCGAGGCGCTGCTCGCCGCCCACGGGATGATGCTCGGCCACTTCCCGCAGTCCTTCGAGTACGCGACCATCGGCGGCTTCGCCGCCACCCGTTCCAGCGGCCAGTCCAGCGCCGGCTACGGCCGGTTCGACTCCATGGTCGTCGCGTTGCGCGTCGCCACGCCCGTCGGCGAGGTGCGCCTCGGCGCCTCCCCGGCCAACGCGTCAGGCCCCGACCTGCGCGAGCTCTTCCTCGGCTCCGAGGGTGCCTTCGGCGTGATCACCGAGGTGACCGTGCGCATCCGCCCGCTGCCCGAGGTCAAGGAGTACGAGGGCTGGCGCTGGCCGAGCTTCGACGCCGGCGCCGACGCGATGCGCGCGCTGGCCCAGTCCGACCTGCTGCCCACGGTCATCCGGCTCTCCGACGAGAGCGAGACCGCGATCAACCTCGCCGACCCCGAGTCCATCGGTGGGGAGGGAGACGCGGGCTGCCTGATGATCGTCGGCCACGAGGGCACTCCCGCCGCCGTCGCCGCCAAGAAGGCTGCGGTCACCGAGGCGCTCACCGCGCTCGGCGGCACCGCCCAGGGGTCCGGCCCGGGTGAGGCGTGGGCGCACGGCCGGTTCAACGCGCCGTACCTGCGCGACAGCCTGCTCGACAACGGCGTACTCGTCGAGACGCTCGAGACGGTCACCTACTGGAGCAACCGCGACAACCTCTACGCGCGGGTCAAGGCCGCCCTGCAGGAGACGCTCGGCGAGGGCGCGATGGTGCTCTGCCACATCTCGCACGTGTACGCGACCGGCTGCTCGCTCTACTTCACGGTCGCTGCTCCCGGCGGCGCGGACCCGCTCGCCACCTGGCTCCCGGCCAAGGCCGCGGCCTGCGAGGCGATCGTCGCCGCCGGCGCCTCGATCACCCACCACCACGCGGTCGGCACCGACCACAGGCCCTACCTCAGCGCCGAGATCGGGGAGGTCGGGGTCGAGGTGCTGCGCGCGGTGAAGAAGGCCGTCGACCCGGCCGGCATCCTCAACCCCGGGGTGCTGATCCCGTGA